The following coding sequences lie in one Metallumcola ferriviriculae genomic window:
- the helD gene encoding RNA polymerase recycling motor HelD — MLDVSKENLSKVIHAKDKPYFSRIDFQETGSNESKKYYIGKLSLLKENNEPLIIDWRAPIASTYYDGRLGEVSYQTDTGTVSGELSLKRQFTIEEGKLLDFFDVDITTNDEFLQSHLGAHADNRLKDIVSTIQAEQNKIIRADLEQPLIVQGAAGSGKTTIALHRIAYLIYTYEENFVPENFMIIAPNSLFLNYISGVLPELGVERVQQTTFTKFCRRLLGEKYKLLSPEEKLGFLLKTDADEAERVQVKRLSKFKGSMQFKVVIDKYLNKIEKDMLPNTDFLLEEYLIVSREEVKRLFLVENGHLPLHRRLDQLKQNLSVKLKNRKEELHDQLHNEYQPRINAIRKRMAEVKEEFEEQSELMAEEQSEEQSEEGERVLSEQLEKLRLQLVALMDERDGKLASIDKTAKTVVRKYLARFEKKDALHYYKQLLTKKELLLSLAGDYLSEDHIHYILDTAKGTAKKSTFEIEDLPALLYLKARVEGFAEELTINNVVIDEAQDFSIFQFFVLRYILSTTNFTILGDLSQGIYSYRGVDDWQEVQDQVFPDGCSYLMLRQSYRTTIEIMNLANRVIEAGTQGRAVLAEPVVRHGQKPTIQRYDAEDDLVNELAVKITELKRENYSSIALIVKTMDECERIKNLLTEQGFDNITLLTGDDESYAGGLVLVPAYLAKGLEFDAVVVAALNERFENNDFNAKLLYVAMTRAMHRLDVYYLAGTMPLLEESGVI; from the coding sequence TTGCTGGATGTCAGCAAGGAAAACCTGAGTAAAGTGATTCATGCTAAAGACAAGCCCTATTTCAGCAGGATTGACTTCCAAGAAACAGGCAGCAATGAGAGTAAAAAATACTATATTGGTAAGCTATCCCTGCTTAAGGAAAACAATGAACCGCTAATCATCGATTGGCGGGCGCCCATCGCTAGCACTTACTACGATGGGAGACTGGGTGAGGTTTCTTACCAAACGGATACGGGAACAGTTAGCGGTGAGCTGTCCCTCAAAAGACAGTTTACAATCGAGGAAGGTAAACTGCTGGATTTCTTTGATGTGGACATCACCACCAATGATGAGTTCCTGCAGTCCCACCTGGGTGCTCATGCAGATAATCGTTTGAAAGACATCGTATCGACCATTCAAGCGGAACAGAACAAAATTATTCGGGCGGACCTGGAGCAGCCATTGATCGTCCAGGGTGCTGCCGGCAGTGGTAAAACCACCATTGCCTTACACAGAATTGCCTACCTGATTTATACCTATGAAGAAAATTTCGTACCGGAAAATTTTATGATAATTGCACCCAACAGTCTGTTTTTAAACTATATCTCCGGCGTACTGCCGGAACTGGGCGTAGAACGAGTGCAGCAGACCACCTTTACTAAATTCTGCCGCCGGCTGCTGGGTGAAAAATATAAGCTTTTGTCCCCTGAAGAAAAGCTGGGTTTTTTGCTGAAGACAGATGCCGACGAGGCGGAGCGGGTTCAGGTCAAACGGCTTTCCAAATTTAAGGGTTCCATGCAGTTTAAGGTAGTGATTGATAAGTATTTAAATAAGATTGAGAAGGATATGCTGCCTAATACGGACTTTCTCTTGGAAGAATATTTAATAGTGTCCCGGGAGGAAGTAAAACGCCTTTTCTTGGTGGAAAACGGCCACCTTCCCTTACACAGGCGGCTGGACCAGCTGAAGCAGAACTTATCAGTAAAGTTAAAAAACCGAAAAGAAGAATTGCATGATCAGCTACACAACGAATATCAGCCCAGGATTAATGCCATTCGCAAAAGGATGGCCGAAGTTAAAGAAGAATTTGAGGAACAGTCTGAACTAATGGCCGAAGAACAATCTGAGGAACAGTCTGAAGAGGGCGAAAGGGTTCTATCAGAACAACTGGAGAAACTGCGCCTGCAGCTTGTTGCGTTGATGGATGAACGCGATGGAAAACTTGCAAGTATAGATAAAACGGCAAAAACGGTCGTGCGCAAGTACCTGGCCCGGTTTGAAAAAAAGGATGCCCTGCATTATTACAAGCAGCTCTTGACCAAAAAAGAATTATTACTAAGCCTGGCCGGCGATTACCTCTCAGAGGACCACATCCATTACATTCTTGACACGGCTAAAGGCACAGCAAAAAAGAGTACCTTTGAGATTGAAGACCTGCCGGCCCTGCTTTACCTGAAAGCCCGGGTGGAAGGATTCGCAGAGGAGCTGACCATAAATAATGTGGTAATAGACGAGGCGCAGGACTTCAGTATTTTTCAGTTCTTTGTCCTGCGGTACATTTTGAGTACTACCAACTTTACTATTTTGGGAGACCTGTCTCAGGGCATCTACTCATATAGAGGCGTAGACGATTGGCAGGAAGTGCAGGATCAGGTATTTCCCGACGGTTGTTCCTATTTGATGCTGCGCCAGAGCTATCGTACAACTATTGAAATTATGAATTTAGCTAATAGAGTGATTGAAGCCGGAACTCAAGGCAGGGCCGTGTTGGCTGAACCGGTAGTACGCCATGGCCAAAAGCCTACAATACAGCGCTATGATGCTGAAGATGACTTAGTAAATGAGCTGGCTGTCAAAATCACGGAGTTAAAAAGGGAAAACTACAGTTCCATTGCGCTGATTGTCAAAACGATGGATGAGTGTGAAAGAATTAAAAATTTATTGACTGAGCAAGGCTTTGACAATATCACCCTGCTGACAGGGGATGACGAATCCTATGCAGGAGGACTGGTGCTGGTTCCAGCTTATTTGGCCAAAGGGCTGGAGTTTGATGCGGTGGTGGTAGCAGCCTTAAATGAACGGTTTGAGAATAATGACTTCAATGCCAAGCTTTTATATGTCGCCATGACCCGAGCCATGCACAGGTTAGACGTGTATTATCTGGCAGGAACCATGCCTTTACTAGAAGAGAGCGGTGTTATATAA
- a CDS encoding class I SAM-dependent methyltransferase produces MLELTGERVIPKLMKPTNGMLLKHIARYYFAIPYARGRVLDIACGAGYGSQMIAKACKKEVSHVVGVDIDEDTIQYAKKTYNHPRITFKTGDAIDPHLPQKLGRFDTIFSFETIEHLTDDAQFLNNIFDMLSPGGILVLSTPFGRGRGKECAEPFHVHQYTVKEFEGLFTAYKTVDIYYQRGVTFEPPRKGIKYPLGVAVCTK; encoded by the coding sequence TTGCTAGAACTGACAGGAGAGCGGGTAATACCCAAGTTGATGAAACCAACCAACGGCATGCTGTTGAAGCACATTGCCCGCTATTATTTCGCTATTCCTTATGCCCGGGGCAGGGTGCTGGACATTGCCTGCGGCGCCGGTTACGGCAGCCAGATGATAGCCAAAGCCTGCAAAAAGGAAGTGAGCCATGTAGTAGGGGTAGATATAGATGAAGATACGATCCAGTATGCTAAAAAGACTTACAATCACCCGCGCATCACCTTTAAAACAGGTGACGCCATTGACCCGCACTTGCCGCAAAAACTTGGCCGGTTTGATACCATTTTTAGCTTTGAGACCATTGAACATTTGACCGATGATGCGCAGTTTTTGAATAACATATTTGATATGCTTTCTCCCGGCGGCATATTGGTGCTGTCTACCCCCTTTGGCCGAGGGCGGGGAAAGGAATGTGCAGAACCGTTTCATGTACACCAGTACACTGTAAAGGAATTTGAAGGGCTTTTTACCGCTTACAAGACGGTAGATATTTATTACCAGCGAGGGGTTACCTTCGAACCGCCCCGCAAGGGAATAAAATATCCGCTGGGAGTAGCGGTTTGCACTAAGTAG
- a CDS encoding MFS transporter, with protein MNNKASATKQYSTENTIWSRTFILILGIALLGMMGGSLLGPVLPALVSPFGIIDEQVGMVLAVYTASTALSMSFVGPLIDKLGRKQVVPP; from the coding sequence TTGAATAATAAAGCATCAGCTACCAAACAGTACTCCACTGAAAACACTATCTGGAGCAGAACCTTTATTTTAATACTGGGTATTGCTCTGCTGGGTATGATGGGCGGGTCATTGCTGGGGCCGGTGCTGCCTGCCTTGGTTAGTCCATTTGGAATCATTGATGAACAGGTGGGAATGGTACTCGCTGTCTACACTGCTTCTACGGCTCTTTCAATGTCTTTTGTTGGTCCGTTAATAGACAAGTTGGGCCGCAAACAGGTGGTTCCGCCTTAA
- a CDS encoding MFS transporter, whose product MLILRAIQGVGIAGLLPVAMTLIGDFFKGAQKVKAMGYMSSTMALGAVVAPMIGGGLAMLSWRFSFLFYAVSIPLAVSIALASFQ is encoded by the coding sequence ATGTTGATCCTCAGGGCAATTCAGGGTGTGGGGATTGCCGGGTTGCTGCCGGTAGCAATGACCTTAATCGGTGATTTTTTCAAAGGGGCACAGAAGGTCAAGGCTATGGGATATATGAGCAGCACAATGGCCCTCGGTGCAGTAGTTGCCCCCATGATAGGCGGGGGTCTTGCCATGCTGAGCTGGCGTTTTTCCTTTTTATTCTATGCTGTAAGCATTCCGCTGGCAGTATCGATTGCTTTGGCTTCCTTCCAGTGA
- a CDS encoding MFS transporter, translating to MFFFGAGLGLIMPLINTMGTDAVHREYIGAATSLYNSFTFVGQSSSPLLLGLVFKWFGLGAAFWTAGTAALLGAAGIMVFKKR from the coding sequence TTGTTTTTCTTTGGAGCCGGCCTGGGGTTGATCATGCCATTAATCAACACCATGGGTACAGATGCTGTACACCGTGAATATATCGGTGCCGCCACTTCTCTGTATAACTCCTTTACTTTTGTGGGCCAGTCCTCATCACCGCTGCTGCTGGGTTTGGTATTCAAATGGTTCGGGTTAGGTGCCGCTTTTTGGACAGCAGGGACAGCTGCGCTGCTGGGTGCGGCAGGTATAATGGTTTTTAAAAAGAGGTAA
- a CDS encoding ammonium transporter: MLKIDTGDTAWLLVSTAFVFLMIMPGLALFYGGLVRKKNVLSTIMYSFAALILISVEWVLVGYSLSFGPDKFGLIGDLSWIGLSGIGGSPNPDYAATIPALVFVAFQMMFAIITPAIISGSIAERMRFNAFALFILFWAVVAYNPVAHWVWGVGGWIRELGALDFAGGTVVHILSGVSALVAALVLGKRKRVGKEQFVPHNIPMVVIGTGLLWFGWFGFNAGSALSANGLAAYAFINTNTAAAAGALAWLLVEWSHYGKPTSVGAASGAVAGLVAITPAAGFVTPLASIIIGLIGGALCYNSVALLKAKLGYDDALDAFGIHGIGGTWGAVATGLFATTTINEAGANGLFYGDGSLLTKQLIAVAATYAMAAVSTFLILKLVSLIVPLRASQEEEEAGLDQSLHGEEGYRDYSLGVTDPSYSSKYNQLKVPEQEGYSSTS; the protein is encoded by the coding sequence ATGTTAAAAATAGATACTGGTGATACTGCGTGGCTGCTTGTGTCAACAGCGTTTGTTTTCTTAATGATCATGCCGGGCCTGGCGCTGTTTTATGGAGGTTTAGTACGTAAGAAAAATGTATTAAGTACAATTATGTATAGCTTTGCAGCCCTGATACTTATTTCTGTGGAGTGGGTTCTTGTAGGCTATTCCCTTTCCTTTGGTCCTGATAAATTTGGTCTTATCGGTGACCTGTCCTGGATTGGCTTAAGTGGTATAGGGGGGAGTCCAAATCCCGATTATGCTGCAACTATCCCCGCTTTAGTATTCGTGGCATTTCAAATGATGTTTGCAATTATTACACCTGCAATTATTTCTGGCTCTATTGCCGAAAGGATGCGTTTTAATGCATTTGCCTTGTTTATTTTATTTTGGGCAGTGGTTGCTTACAATCCAGTTGCTCATTGGGTATGGGGTGTGGGCGGCTGGATAAGAGAACTTGGCGCTCTTGATTTTGCCGGTGGTACTGTTGTTCATATTTTGTCCGGTGTTTCCGCTTTGGTTGCTGCTTTAGTTCTTGGTAAAAGAAAAAGGGTAGGTAAAGAGCAGTTTGTCCCGCACAATATACCTATGGTAGTGATAGGTACAGGACTTTTATGGTTTGGATGGTTTGGCTTTAATGCCGGAAGTGCTCTTTCCGCAAATGGTTTGGCGGCATATGCTTTTATCAATACCAATACCGCAGCAGCTGCGGGCGCATTGGCATGGCTACTTGTTGAATGGAGTCATTACGGCAAACCTACAAGTGTGGGGGCAGCCAGCGGCGCTGTTGCAGGCTTGGTTGCCATAACTCCTGCGGCGGGTTTTGTCACGCCGCTGGCATCCATTATAATTGGCTTGATTGGTGGAGCTCTCTGCTATAATTCTGTCGCATTATTGAAGGCTAAACTAGGCTACGATGATGCCCTTGACGCATTTGGTATCCACGGTATCGGGGGAACCTGGGGCGCGGTTGCCACCGGATTGTTTGCAACTACGACAATTAACGAAGCAGGTGCAAACGGTCTGTTTTATGGTGACGGATCTTTATTGACTAAGCAGTTGATAGCGGTAGCCGCAACCTATGCTATGGCCGCCGTATCAACCTTTCTTATATTAAAATTGGTATCGCTTATTGTTCCACTTAGAGCTAGTCAGGAAGAAGAAGAGGCCGGGCTGGATCAGTCATTGCACGGCGAAGAAGGCTACAGGGACTATTCTTTGGGGGTAACAGATCCCTCCTATTCCAGCAAATATAATCAGCTAAAAGTACCAGAGCAAGAAGGTTATTCTAGCACATCTTAA